The following proteins are co-located in the Synchiropus splendidus isolate RoL2022-P1 chromosome 14, RoL_Sspl_1.0, whole genome shotgun sequence genome:
- the tjp1b gene encoding tight junction protein ZO-1 isoform X14 — protein sequence MEETVIWEQHTVTLHRAPGFGFGIAISGGRDNPHFQSGETSIVISDVLKGGPAEGLLQENDRVVMVNAVSMDNVEHAYAVQQLRKSGKIAKITIRRKRKVHVPMGRLGERETMSEHDEEEDSYDEEIYETRSGRSGAYSGVGGAIGRRSGRSSGRRDRERERSGSRERSLSPRSDHRSHNLPPRPAKVTLVKSRKNEAEYGLRLASHIFVKDISPESLAARDGNIQEGDVVLKINGTVTENLSLIDAKKLIERSKGKLKMVVQRDERATLLNIPDLDDSIPSANASDRDDISDIHSLASDHSNRSHERRRSSRSRSPDRRSEPSDHSRHSPPQISNGSWRIPHRSRDDERVSKAASTPAKVAEEVPLPKPKEPAIAREEKQLPPLPEPKPVYAQPGQPDVDLPVSPSDAPVPSAAHDDSILRPSMKLVKFKKGESVGLRLAGGNDVGIFVAGVLEDSPAAKEGLEEGDQILRVNNVDFANIIREEAVLFLLDLPKGEEVTILAQKKKDVYRRIVESDVGDSFYIRTHFEYEKESPYGLSFNKGEVFRVVDTLYNGKLGSWLAIRIGKNHQEVERGIIPNKNRAEQLSSVQYTLPKTAGGDRADFWRFRGLRSSKRNLRKSREDLSSQPVQTKFPAYERVVLREAGFLRPVVIFGPIADVAREKLSREEPDLFELAKSEPRDAGTDQRSSGIIRLHTIKQIIDRDKHAVLDITPNAVDRLNYAQWYPIVVFLNPDNKQGVKNMRTRLCPESRKSARKLYERAIKLRKNNHHLFTTTINLNNMNEGWYGALKETIQQQQNQLVWVSEGKADGTTEDDLDIHDDRLSYLSAPGSEYSMYSTDSRHTSDYEDTDTEGGAYTDQELDETLNDEVGLPTEPAITRSSEPVREDPPVIQDTPGYPGYQHPVQPDPAGRMDPTGFKMPSPQQQDEAALPLPSLPPPVVAPPSVEQPVQLEGTHLEEPSASAAVPQAESLSSPSPAPELIQPLPPPPPPPPPPHEPHPSGLPGPEPKMYKKELYNMEEPVRINHGMKQSMSYSHQPLYQDKQPYRDYDHPPYGYDGGGYPEPKPHNSDSHLHYESRVPHYNDQWPHYDQQTSSSQPAGYQPPVSYNPRSPYEDGPGRDYSPPQSRYDEASPVGYDGRPRHKPGPIRYDEPPPPPPPGGYDARSPYEAEPHGFSINSPRSPEPPKQYFGDSGLRSSYIPGPQTRAYGKPGMHETMMNSEPAIPPPKPEPMTSPGEPVVTPGSKPLPPPPREEHEEDPAMKPQSVLNRVKMFENKRSVSMDRAKEGDSSVLRPADVPKPASAPGPVLKANSLSNLEQDKSSYRAPEPQKPHKPLDDMVRSNHYDLDEDEEYYRKQLSYFDRRSFDSKAMGQPGPGVNRFHDLPKPSQLSYPYNRVESVEKVSPVEKRYEPMPQMGPPSQYGPPAVPPSTLPKLSPVDVNSIPEPLGSPNPKPDLAALRPSSRDETALVGYLPPRGLPDKSPVNGTDAAPPKTLGAPTPMSYNRYVPKPYTSSARPFERKFDSPKFNHNLLPNDTQVKGDHLSKPNSVGKPQLSPQPLDHDSGLDTFTRTMDSRLKYQHNNINAIPKAIPVSPSALDDDDEDEGHTVVATARGIFNCNGGVLSSIETGVSIIIPQGAIPESVEQEIYFKVCRDNSILPPLDKEKGETLLSPLVMCGPHGLKFLKPVELRLPHCASMTPDGWSFALKSSDSSSGDPKTWQNKSLPGDPNYLVGANCVSVLIDHF from the exons ATGGAGGAGACTGTCATTTGGGAACAGCACACAGTTACACTACACAGG gCACCAGGGTTTGGCTTCGGGATAGCCATATCAGGAGGTCGGGATaaccctcattttcagagtggcGAGACCTCCATTGTCATCTCCGATGTATTGAAAGGCGGCCCGGCGGAAGGCCTTCTTCA GGAAAATGACCGGGTCGTGATGGTCAACGCGGTCTCCATGGATAATGTGGAGCATGCGTACGCAGTCCAGCAGCTCCGCAAAAGTGGGAAAATTGCCAAAATT ACCATCAGACGGAAGAGGAAGGTACACGTCCCAATGGGTCGCCTCGGGGAACGGGAAACTATGTCAGAGCACGACGAGGAAGAGGACAGCTATGATGAAGAGATCTACGAGACGCGGAGCGGACGCAGTGGTGCCTACAGTGGAGTGGGCGGCGCAATTGGCAGACGCAGCGGAAGAAGCAGCGGGCGAAGAGACAGAGAACGTGAACGAAGCGGATCACGGGAGAGGAGTCTTTCCCCGAGGTCCGACCACCGCTCGCACAACTTACCTCCACGTCCTGCTAAAGTTACGCTTGTCAAATCCCGCAAAAATGAAG CAGAATATGGCCTGCGCCTGGCCAGCCACATCTTTGTCAAGGACATCTCCCCTGAGAGCCTCGCAGCACGGGACGGCAACATCCAGGAAGGGGACGTCGTATTGAAG atAAATGGCACAGTTACGGAAAACCTCTCCCTGATAGATGCTAAGAAGCTGATAGAAAGGTCGAAGGGCAAGCTAAAAATGGTTGTTCAGAGAGACGAAAGGGCAACCCTCCTGAACATCCCTGACCTCGATGACAGCATTCCTTCAGCCAACGCCTCGGACAGAGATG ACATTTCAGATATCCATTCTCTGGCGTCAGACCATTCCAATCGATCACATGAAAGACGTCGTAGCAGTCGCTCTCGATCCCCGGACAGAAGATCTGAACCTTCGGATCACTCCAGGCACTCACCACCTCAAATCAGCAACGGCAG TTGGAGAATACC TCACAGAAGTCGCGATGACGAGCGAGTCTCAAAAGCAGCTTCCACGCCAGCAAAGGTAGCAGAGGAAGTTCCTCTTCCCAAACCCAAGGAGCCGGCGATCGCCAGAGAGGAGAAACAGCTTCCACCACTTCCAG AGCCAAAGCCGGTGTATGCTCAGCCGGGACAGCCAGACGTGGACCTGCCAGTTAGTCCCTCTGATGCCCCAGTGCCAAGCGCTGCCCATGATGACAGCATCTTACG GCCAAGCATGAAGCTGGTGAAGTTCAAAAAGGGGGAGAGCGTTGGGCTCAGGCTGGCTGGAGGGAATGATGTGGGCATCTTTGTCGCTGGAGTACTTGAGGACAGCCCGGCCGCGAAGGAAGGCCTGGAGGAGGGTGACCAAATTCTCAGG GTAAATAATGTTGATTTTGCAAATATAATTCGAGAGGAGGCGGTGCTGTTCCTTCTTGACCTCCCTAAAGGTGAAGAGGTGACCATTCTGGCCCAGAAGAAGAAAGATG TCTATCGTCGGATCGTGGAGTCCGACGTTGGCGACTCCTTCTACATCCGGACCCACTTTGAGTATGAGAAGGAATCTCCGTACGGGTTAAGTTTTAACaagggcgaggtgttccgggtCGTGGACACACTCTACAACGGCAAGCTTGGCTCCTGGTTGGCTATCCGCATCGGCAAAAACCACCAGGAAGTTGAGCGAGGGATCATCCCCAACAAAAACAG GGCTGAGCAGCTGTCAAGTGTTCAGTACACTCTTCCAAAAACAGCGGGAGGCGACAGGGCCGACTTCTGGAGGTTTCGTGGTCTTCGCAGCTCCAAAAGAAATCTTAGGAAGAGCAGAGAAGACCTTTCCTCACAGCCAGTTCAAACAAAGTTCCCAGCTTATGAGAGGGTCGTTCTGAGAGAGG CGGGCTTCTTGAGACCTGTCGTCATATTTGGTCCTATCGCCGATGTTGCCAGAGAAAAGCTCTCCAGAGAAGAACCTGATCTGTTTGAGCTTGCAA AGAGTGAGCCAAGAGATGCTGGAACAGACCAGCGCAGTTCAGGAATCATCCGTCTTCACACAATCAAGCAAATCATTGACAGA GACAAACACGCTGTGCTGGACATCACGCCCAACGCTGTAGACAGACTGAACTACGCTCAGTGGTACCCCATCGTCGTCTTCCTGAATCCTGATAACAAACAGGGTGTAAAAAACATGAGGACCAGACTGTGCCCCGAGTCCAGGAAGAGTGCAAGAAAGCTGTACGAGCGAGCCATCAAGCTGAGGAAGAATAACCATCACCTCTTTACAA CTACCATCAATTTGAACAACATGAACGAAGGCTGGTACGGCGCTCTCAAAGAGACTATTCAGcaacagcagaaccagctgGTGTGGGTGTCGGAGGGCAAG GCCGACGGCACCACGGAGGATGATCTGGACATCCATGACGATCGCCTGTCTTACCTCTCAGCCCCCGGCAGCGAGTACTCCATGTACAGCACTGACAGCCGACACACCTCTGATTACGAAGACACGGACACGGAGGGCGGCGCGTACACCGACCAGGAGCTCGACGAGACCCTCAACGACGAAGTGGGTCTACCCACGGAGCCCGCCATCACCCGCTCTTCTGAACCTGTTCGAGAAGACCCTCCCGTCATTCAGGATACGCCCGGTTACCCTGGATACCAGCACCCAGTGCAACCGGACCCAGCTGGCCGCATGGACCCCACTGGGTTCAAGATGCCCTCTCCACAGCAG CAAGATGAGGCTGCTCTGCCCCTGCCCTCGTTGCCTCCACCGGTGGTAGCGCCCCCTTCTGTTGAGCAGCCTGTACAGCTAGAGGGTACGCACCTAGAGGAGCCGTCAGCTTCAGCCGCTGTTCCTCAGGCTGAATCACTTAGCAGCCCCAGTCCTGCCCCTGAGCTTATTCAGCCCCTGCCTCCACcgccaccacctccaccaccaccacatgaACCCCACCCATCTGGACTTCCTGGTCCAGAACCAAAG ATGTACAAGAAAGAATTGTACAACATGGAGGAGCCGGTGAGGATCAACCACGGCATGAAGCAGTCGATGAGCTACAGTCACCAGCCGCTGTACCAGGACAAACAGCCATACCGTGATTATGACCACCCGCCTTACGGTTACGACGGAGGGGGCTACCCTGAACCAAAGCCTCACAACTCTGACTCTCATCTGCACTACGAGAGCCGTGTGCCTCATTACAATGACCAGTGGCCCCACTACGACCAGCAGACCTCGTCCTCCCAGCCTGCAGGGTACCAGCCGCCCGTCAGCTACAATCCCCGGTCACCTTACGAGGACGGACCGGGGCGGGACTATAGCCCCCCTCAGTCACGTTATGACGAGGCCTCACCCGTGGGGTACGACGGCAGACCTCGCCACAAACCCGGGCCCATCCGCTATGATGAGCCgcctccccctccaccccccggAGGCTACGACGCACGCTCTCCTTATGAAGCCGAACCTCACGGCTTCTCCATAAACTCACCCCGATCACCTGAACCCCCCAAGCAGTATTTCGGAGACTCGGGTCTGAGGTCCTCCTACATTCCTGGGCCTCAAACCCGCGCCTATGGTAAACCAGGGATGCACGAGACGATGATGAACTCGGAACCAGCCATTCCTCCTCCCAAACCAGAGCCGATGACCTCTCCAGGTGAGCCTGTAGTCACCCCAGGCTCTAAACCTCTCCCACCCCCTCCTCGGGAAGAGCATGAGGAGGACCCGGCCATGAAACCGCAGTCGGTCCTCAACAGAGTCAAGATGTTTGAGAATAAACGATCAGTGTCGATGGACCGGGCCAAAGAGGGCGATTCGTCAGTGCTGAGG CCTGCAGATGTTCCGAAACCGGCGAGTGCACCTGGTCCAGTTCTCAAAGCAAACTCCCTCAGCAACCTGGAGCAAGACAAGTCCAGCTATCG AGCACCGGAGCCACAGAAGCCACACAAGCCACTCGACGACATGGTGCGCTCAAACCACTACGACCTGGATGAGGACGAGGAGTACTACAGGAAGCAGCTGTCCTACTTTGACCGACGGAGCTTCGACAGCAAAGCCATGGGCCAGCCCGGTCCTGGTGTCAACCGCTTCCATGACCTGCCCAAACCATCTCAGCTGTCGTACCCGTACAACAG AGTGGAGTCTGTCGAGAAAGTCAGTCCAGTGGAGAAGCGGTATGAACCCATGCCACAAATGGGACCACCGTCACAATATGggccacctgctgtcccccCAAGCACGCTACCCAAACTCAGCCCAGTTGATG TGAACTCTATACCTGAGCCGCTGGGTTCCCCTAATCCAAAACCGGATCTGGCAGCTCTCAGACCATCCAGCAGGGATGAAACGGCACTGGTTGGCTACCTTCCTCCCAGGGGTCTCCCAGACAAGTCCCCAGTCAACGGCACCGATGCGGCTCCCCCGAAGACCTTGGGTGCTCCAACTCCAATGAGTTACAACCGCTACGTCCCCAAACCGTACACCAGCTCTGCACGGCCCTTTGAGCGCAAGTTTGACAGCCCCAAGTTCAACCACAACCTGCTGCCCAACGACACACAGGTGAAGGGAGACCACCTCAGCAAGCCCAACAGCGTGGGTAAGCCTCAACTGTCCCCTCAGCCTCTGGACCATGACAGCGGCCTGGACACCTTCACGCGCACTATGGACAGCAGGCTCAAATACCAGCACAACAACATCAACGCCATCCCAAAGGCCATCCCAGTCAG CCCGAGCGCactggatgatgatgacgaagaCGAAGGGCACACGGTGGTGGCCACGGCCCGCGGTATCTTTAACTGTAACGGAGGAGTCCTGAGCTCCATCGAGACAGGAGTCAGCATCATCATCCCCCAGGGAGCCATCCCAGAGAGCGTGGAGCAGGAAATCTACTTCAAGGTGTGCCGGGACAACAGCATCCTGCCCCCCCTCGACAAAGAGAAAG